One Mycoplasmoides pneumoniae FH genomic region harbors:
- the cmk gene encoding (d)CMP kinase: protein MYFQIAIDGPSSSGKSSVAKTVARQLGFEYFSTGKMYRAFAYVMQVNRLDVNLLLKVINQINWRFEHEKVFYNNADISEVILNQEIAQLASNLATNPEVRKMAVLRQQALAKNTNIVMDGRDIGTVVLKDAQLKYFLDAKPEIRAQRRAQDLGIAYDSDKAFQELVAEIKHRDAVDTSRTADPLVQAPDAIYIDSSNLTFQQVVELMVQQARTVFKL, encoded by the coding sequence ATGTATTTTCAAATTGCCATTGACGGTCCTAGTAGTTCTGGTAAATCTAGTGTTGCTAAAACAGTGGCCCGACAGCTCGGTTTTGAGTACTTTTCCACTGGCAAAATGTACCGGGCCTTCGCTTACGTGATGCAGGTCAACCGCTTGGATGTCAACCTTTTGTTAAAGGTGATTAACCAAATTAACTGGCGCTTTGAACACGAAAAGGTGTTTTATAACAACGCTGATATCTCAGAGGTTATCCTAAACCAGGAAATTGCCCAACTAGCGAGCAATTTAGCAACCAATCCCGAAGTGCGTAAGATGGCGGTATTGCGCCAACAAGCGTTAGCTAAAAACACCAACATTGTGATGGATGGACGCGACATTGGTACCGTTGTATTGAAGGACGCGCAGTTAAAGTACTTCTTGGATGCTAAACCGGAAATAAGAGCGCAACGACGCGCCCAAGATCTTGGCATAGCATATGACAGTGACAAGGCCTTTCAGGAACTAGTAGCGGAAATTAAGCACCGTGATGCGGTGGATACTTCCAGAACTGCTGATCCCTTAGTGCAAGCCCCCGATGCGATTTACATCGACAGTTCTAACCTTACTTTTCAGCAAGTAGTCGAGTTAATGGTGCAACAAGCGCGTACAGTTTTTAAACTTTAA
- a CDS encoding MPN477 family protein, translating to MGRLEKFRFYRQNDDNNTTVQKALLKAQKQVASWKVELDELSPKILSHYQPFSELSANPVKRKSEPNQVLQSLQTLINNFQTSDFQAIATQADALWLQIKHHDSATGYESWITDDRGMDKIDNLKRFFEDNEQQFIQQTQTFVVQLGNYNKALMALTNEKVSFTTTDLSQPLASSYNPLFKRILLSLLVFFISSLVGLVVLLTLLFTSL from the coding sequence ATGGGACGCTTAGAGAAGTTTCGCTTTTACCGCCAGAACGATGACAATAATACGACTGTTCAAAAAGCGTTACTGAAAGCGCAAAAACAGGTCGCTAGTTGAAAAGTAGAACTAGACGAATTGAGCCCGAAAATTCTGTCGCACTACCAGCCTTTTAGTGAATTGAGTGCTAATCCGGTGAAACGCAAAAGTGAACCCAATCAGGTCTTACAATCACTGCAAACTCTCATTAACAACTTCCAAACATCGGATTTTCAAGCCATCGCCACCCAAGCTGATGCCTTGTGGTTACAAATTAAACACCACGATAGCGCGACTGGTTATGAAAGTTGGATTACTGATGACCGGGGGATGGATAAAATAGATAACCTAAAGCGCTTTTTTGAGGACAACGAACAACAGTTTATTCAGCAAACGCAAACTTTCGTAGTGCAATTGGGGAACTATAATAAGGCACTAATGGCACTCACTAACGAAAAAGTGAGCTTTACCACCACTGATTTAAGCCAGCCCTTAGCGAGCAGTTACAACCCGTTATTTAAGCGGATTTTGCTCAGTTTATTAGTATTCTTTATTAGTAGTTTAGTGGGTTTGGTTGTTTTACTAACCCTCTTATTCACTTCCCTTTAA